From a single Nicotiana tabacum cultivar K326 chromosome 8, ASM71507v2, whole genome shotgun sequence genomic region:
- the LOC107797928 gene encoding glucan endo-1,3-beta-D-glucosidase codes for MNSRNNNMRCYILSLQTILLLASTPFGLCDSVKKPHGLVLHNHLLLQLTEAKTPVNNPPYCIYPPPPPLGSVTSPSTQTPPYYAPKPPAIIPPPMTHPSAPIPPYKKPENAVWCVAKPTVPEVLLQQAMDYACGSGAGCEAIEQNGVCFQPNTVLSHASYAFNSYWQKTKQAGGTCEFGGVAMLVTVDPSYNECHFIYV; via the exons ATGAATTCAAGAAACAACAATATGAGATGCTACATTCTTTCCTTACAAACAATTCTATTGCTAGCCTCAACCCCTTTTGGTCTATGTG ACAGTGTCAAGAAACCACATGGTTTAGTGTTACACAATCATTTACTATTACAGCTAACTGAAGCAAAAACCCCAGTAAACAATCCACCATACTGCATAtaccctcctcctcctcctttagGTTCTGTGACATCTCCAAGTACACAAACTCCACCCTATTATGCACCTAAACCACCAGCGATTATCCCACCACCGATGACTCATCCATCGGCACCAATACCGCCTTATAAGAAACCAGAGAATGCTGTTTGGTGTGTAGCAAAGCCAACAGTACCAGAAGTCTTACTTCAGCAGGCAATGGACTATGCATGTGGTTCTGGGGCTGGTTGTGAGGCCATAGAACAAAATGGGGTGTGCTTTCAGCCAAATACTGTACTTTCTCATGCTTCTTACGCTTTTAATAGCTACTGGCAAAAGACTAAACAAGCTGGAGGAACTTGTGAATTTGGAGGCGTCGCCATGCTTGTTACCGTTGATCCAA gTTACAACGAGTGCCATTTCATCTATGTCTAA
- the LOC107797927 gene encoding pyruvate dehydrogenase E1 component subunit alpha-3, chloroplastic, with the protein MATSFSATKLLQPLPPLNSSARSTDKNTLMSNQFKDSSFFLGSTHKLSLKKPFLPPHSQRRSKPVFAVSEVVKDKKLKNDSSLSNLLITKEEGLELYEDMVLGRAFEDMCAQMYYRGKMFGFVHLYNGQEAVSTGFIKLLKKEDSVVSTYRDHVHALSKGVPARQVMSELFGKTTGCCRGQGGSMHMFSKEHNVLGGFAFIGEGIPVATGAAFTSKYKREVLKEADCDHVTMAFFGDGTCNNGQFFECLNMAALWKLPIIFVVENNLWAIGMSHLRATSDPEIWKKGPAFGMPGVHVDGMDVLKVREVAKEAVARARRGDGPTLVECETYRFRGHSLADPDELRDPAEKNHYAARDPISALKKYMFENNLVNEAELKAIDKRIDELVEDAVEFADESPHPVRSQLLENVFADPRGFGIGPDGRYRCEDPKFTEGTAHV; encoded by the exons ATGGCTACCTCTTTTTCTGCTACAAAACTCTTACAACCTTTGCCTCCTCTAAACTCCAGTGCCAGATCCACTGATAAGAATACCCTTATGAGTAATCAGTTTAAAGACAGCTCCTTTTTTCTTGGATCAACCCATAAACTCTCTTTAAAAAAACCCTTTTTGCCTCCTCACTCACAACGTCGATCCAAACCTGTTTTTGCTGTTTCCGAGGTTGTAAAAGACAAGAAGCTCAAAAATGATTCCTCCCTCTCCAATCTG TTAATTACCAAAGAGGAAGGATTGGAGTTGTACGAGGACATGGTTCTTGGAAGAGCCTTTGAGGACATGTGTGCCCAAATGTATTACAGGGGAAAAATGTTTGGTTTTGTGCATTTGTACAATGGCCAAGAAGCAGTCTCCACTGGCTTCATTAAGCTATTGAAGAAAGAGGACTCAGTGGTTAGCACTTATCGTGATCACGTCCACGCGTTGAGCAAAGGGGTTCCGGCACGTCAAGTGATGAGCGAGCTCTTTGGGAAGACCACTGGCTGTTGCAGAGGCCAAGGTGGTTCCATGCACATGTTCTCGAAAGAACACAACGTTCTAGGCGGTTTCGCTTTCATTGGTGAGGGTATCCCTGTGGCGACAGGTGCTGCCTTCACTAGCAAGTATAAAAGGGAGGTACTGAAAGAGGCAGACTGTGATCACGTAACTATGGCCTTCTTTGGTGATGGAACTTGCAACAATGGCCAGTTCTTTGAGTGCTTGAACATGGCTGCACTATGGAAGTTGCccattatttttgttgttgagaACAATTTGTGGGCAATTGGCATGTCCCACTTGAGGGCAACTTCTGATCCTGAAATTTGGAAGAAAGGTCCTGCCTTCGGGATGCCTGGGGTTCACGTTGATGGCATGGATGTGTTGAAGGTGAGGGAGGTAGCAAAGGAAGCTGTTGCACGAGCTAGGAGAGGCGACGGTCCCACTCTTGTTGAGTGTGAGACCTACCGGTTTAGAGGACACTCTTTGGCTGATCCAGATGAGCTTCGTGACCCTG CTGAAAAGAACCATTATGCTGCCCGAGATCCTATCAGTGCCTTGAAGAAGTATATGTTTGAGAACAACCTAGTCAATGAAGCAGAGTTGAAGGCCATTGATAAGAGGATTGATGAGCTGGTTGAAGATGCTGTTGAGTTTGCAGATGAAAGCCCTCATCCTGTTCGTAGCCAGCTGCTAGAGAACGTATTTGCCGATCCAAGGGGCTTTGGAATTGGGCCTGATGGAAGGTACAGATGTGAGGATCCCAAGTTCACTGAAGGCACTGCTCATGTCTAG